The Salvelinus alpinus chromosome 22, SLU_Salpinus.1, whole genome shotgun sequence DNA window taTCCTTCGTTTCAATGAGGGGgtagtactctgtgctgggaggttgactttctgcttggggttgctcgtctgtggggttatataatGAAGAGTTGTAGTCTGACACGCTCGGGGTATCTTTCTCACGAGAGAGCTTATCCTGCTGAGCtatctctttgattatttgaatgtcCAGTGAAAAATGTTTGgggccctgtaccaatactgttccagaatTGTACAGGTTGACATgggctgactcagagtcctcgttgtctagtGTCCTGAGAGTTCACCCTTCGCAAACACACCACCTCTTGACAGAGGAgtagtgtgttaatatagcactgtgccatgccaggggatgttCTGTGTGGAAGAGTAAGTTGCTTACATTTTGATTTTtttataatagtcagcaaaaaatgtctcttgattttccataagaaGCTTCTTTTTGTGCTCTTTTCGTTCCTTGTCGTTTTTTACATCCAAAGGATACTGTATTGTAATGatctctgaacagcgggagggggcttcaaaggcctctgcatttgggaggctgtgaaactctcctgccattgttgggctcaagagctttgacacctctcacttcacacctcagttgctaattgaagttgtatccaTTCTGTCTATCAAGCTTGGTACCATTAACTTAGCGTCCAGTTcttataaagtaaaatatatcattgtaatgtatttttcttcttggctttaaaagtagcttcagactaaacatgactcactcagttccaggttggatgttgTTTTAAGGTTTTTGTTGTTTGCTTGCCAGAGCATTTCCTGTATAGTTTGGGAGAAATAATATTTGAAAGTAGGAATCCTTCCAGGTCATTTTGTCCAAAATCAgtttggagttttgatttggATTGAAAtgtatgttgtggagggtaataACCTGTATATGTCaaggtgacatagtgttgtggagggtaataACCTGTATATGTCaaggtgacatagtgttgtggggGGTAGTaacctgtatatgtcctggtgacatagtgttgtggagggtaataACCTGTATATGTCaaggtgacatagtgttgtggggGGTAGTaacctgtatatgtcctggtgacatagtgttgtggggGGTAGTaacctgtatatgtcctggtgacatagtgttgtggagggtaataACCTGTATATGTCaaggtgacatagtgaaggttatgttgtggagggtagtaacCTGTATATGTCaaggtgacatagtgaaggttatgttgtggagggtaataACCTGTATATGTCaaggtgacatagtgaaggttatgttgtggagggtaataACCTGTATATGTCaaggtgacatagtgttgtggagggtagtaacCTGTATATGTCaaggtgacatagtgaaggttatgttgtggagggtagtaacCTGTATATGTCaaggtgacatagtgaaggttatgttgtagggggtagtatcctgtatatgtcaaggtgacatagtgaaggttatgttgtggagggtagtatcctgtatatgtcctggtgacatagtgaaggttatgttgtggagggtagtatcatgtatatgtcctggtgacatagtgaaggttatgttgtttagggcagtatcctgtatatgtcctggtgacatagtgaaggttatgttgagggtagtatcctgtatatgtcctggtgacatagtgaaggttatgttgtagagggtagtatcctgtatatgtcctggtgacatagtgaaggttatgttgtttagGGCATTATCCTGTATATGTCaaggtgacatagtgaaggttatgttgagggtagtatcctgtatatgtcctggtgacatagtgaaggttatgttgtttagGGCAGTGTCCTGTATATGTCaaggtgacatagtgaaggttatgctgtggagggtagcatcctgtatatgtcctggtgacatagtgaaggttatgttgtggagggtagtatcctgtatatgtcctggtgacatagtgaaggttgtgttgtggagggtagtatcctgtatatgtcaaggtgacatagtgaaggttatgctgtggagggtagtatcctgtatatgtcctggtgacatagtgaatgtTATGTTGTAGATGGtaatatcctgtatatgtcctggtgacatagtgaaggttgtgttgtagagggtagtatcctgtatatgtcctggtgacatattGAAGggaatgttgtggagggtagtatcctgtatatgtcaaggtgacatagtgaaggttatgttgtggagggtagtaacCTGTATATGTCCTTGCCCAAaaaagtttatctaactctaaatctatctttttgtaaaaacatgctgaaaaagtctctctctctctctctctctagctttcaACTCTCCCATGTTTATTATCGGCCTCCTGCCACTCCTCCTGTGGCCGGGCCCTGGTTGCCGTGCGGCTGACATTCCGGAGGACACCACGGCAGAGTTCTCTGTCAGACTGTACCACCAGCTGCAGGCGAGGGCGGGGGACGACAACATCATCTTCTCCCCCCTCAGCGTGGCTGTGGCCCTGGGCATGGTGGAGCTGGGGGCCCGCGgggcctccctcacacagatacGCCAGGCTGTCGGCTTCAGCCACCTACCGACAGGTATACACaccgcagaacacacacacacacagccacctaCCGACAGGTATACACaccgcagaacacacacacacacacacacagccacctaCCGACAGGTATACACaccgcagaacacacacacacacacacacacacacacacacacacacacacacacacacacacacacacacacacacacacacacacacacacacacacacacacacacacagccacctaCCGACAGGTATACACACTgcagaacacacactcacacaaccacCTACCGACAGGTATACACaccgcagaacacacacacacacacacagccacctaCCGACAGGTATACACaccgcagaacacacacacacactcacacaaccacctaccgacaggtatacacacacacacacacacacacacaaacacacacacacacacacacacacacacacacacacacacagccacctaCCGACAGGTATACACACCGcagaacacacacccacacagccaCCTACCGACAGGTATACACaccgcagaacacacacacacacacacagccacctaCCGACAGGTATACACaccgcagaacacacacacacactcacacaaccacctaccgacaggtatacacacacacacacacacacacacacaaacacacacacacacacacacacacacacacacacacacagccacctaCCGACAGGTATACACACCGcagaacacacacccacacagccaCCTACCGACAGGTATACACaccgcagaacacacacacacacacacagccacctaCCGACAGGTATACACaccgcagaacacacacacacacccacacagccaCCTGCCGACAGGTATACACACCGcagaacacacacccacacagccaCCTACCGACAGGTATACACaccgcagaacacacacacacacacacacacagccacctaCCGACAGGTATACACACTGcagaacacacacccacacagccaCCTGCCGACAggtatacacactcacacagccaCCTCCCAGTGAGTAAgacgtctctctgtccgtcccccaGATGAGGAGTTCTCTCTGCTCCAGAACCTGACAGGGGCTCTGTCTGAAGACGACGCCCACTACATCATCCGATTGGCCAACTCCCTCTTCCTGCAGAGCGGCGTGACCTTTAACCCGGAGTTCCTGCGACTGATGAAGAAGTACTTCCGGGCGGAGGTGGAGACGGTGGACTTCAGCGAATCAGCTGCCGTGGCAGAACAGATCAATGGCTGGGTGGAGAACCACACAGAGAGTGAGTCTGTGTGTGGAGTCAATCTCACCTAATGCTAATGCATGTGGTTATATATACAGGCATGCATATAAgttaaccactgtgtgtgtgtgtgtgtgtgtgtgtgtgtgtgtgtgtgtgtgtgtgtgtgtgtgtgtgtgtgtgtgtgtgtgtgtgtgtgtgtgtgtgtgtgtgtgtgtgtgtgtgtgtgtgtctccaggtaAGATCCGTGACCTGCTGTCAGCTGATGACTTCAGCAGTGTGACCCGGCTGACCCTGGTCAACGCTGTGTACTTCCGGGGCAGCTGGAAGAACCAGTTCAGACCGGAAAACACCAGAACCTTCTCCTTCAGCAAAGACGACGGGAGCGAGACCCAGACACACATGATGTACCAGCAGGGAGACTTCTACTatggtaggggtgtgtgtgtgtctgtgtgtgggtgggtgtgggtgtgtgtgtaaactCTCATGTACCAGTGGGAATAGAAACAGGTCCCCCAAGGGATGTCTGTATATAAATCATATACTCTCTCACaaacatacacaaatacacacactctcacaaatacacacactctcacaaatacacacattctcacaaatacacacactctcacaaatacacacactctcacaaatacacacactctcacaaatACACACCCTTTTGCACAACAAAAAAAAGCAAATGTTCCAGAAAGTGCTATTGTTatcctgtctcttctgtctcttctgtatcttctgtcttttctgtctcttctgtctctgtctcttctgtctctgtctcttctgtctctgtctcttctgtctcttctgtctctgtctcttctgtctctgtctcttctgtctctgtctcttctgtctctgtctcttctgtctctgtctcttctgtctctgtctcttctgtctctgtctcttctgtatcttctgtctcttctgtctcttctgtatcttctgtctctgtatcttctgtctctgtctcttctgtctcttctgtctctgtctcttctgtctcttctgtctctgtctcttctgtctcttctgtatcttctgtctcttctgtatcttctgtctcttctgtatctgtctcttctgtatcttctgtctcttctgtatctgtctcttctgactcttctgtctctgtctcttctgtctcttctgtatCTGTCTCTTCTGTATCTGTCTCTTCTGTATCTGTATCTTCTGTCTCTGTaacttctgtctctgtctcttctgtctctgtatcttctgtatcttctgtctctgtctcttctgtctctgtatcttctgtctctctcacaaCCACAGAGTCTTGTCTGATATTGTGTCTCTgacattgtctgtctgtctgtctgtctgtctgtctgtctgtctgtctgtctgtctgtctgtctgtctgtctgtctgtctgtctgtctgtctgtgtgtgtctgtgtgtgtctgtgtgtgtgtgtgtgtgtgtgtgtgtgtgtgtgtgcgtgtgtgtgtgtgtgtgtgtgtgtatgtctgtgtgtctgtgtatgtgtgtgtcaggtgaGTTCAGTGATGGTTCATCCGAGGCAGGAGGTGTGTACCAGGTGTTGGAGATGCCctatgaaggagaggacatgagCATGCTGGTGGTGTTACCCAGACAGGAAGTCCCCCTGGCAGTCCTGGAGCCAATCATCAGAGCCCCTctcctggaggagtgggccaacaaCGTCAAGAGGCAGAAGGTGGAGGTCTACCTGCCCAAGtaaaggacaaaacacacacacacacacactcactcactcacacacacacacgcacatacacacagacacacacttgttccattttatgtgtgt harbors:
- the LOC139549468 gene encoding neuroserpin-like isoform X1; translated protein: MFIIGLLPLLLWPGPGCRAADIPEDTTAEFSVRLYHQLQARAGDDNIIFSPLSVAVALGMVELGARGASLTQIRQAVGFSHLPTDEEFSLLQNLTGALSEDDAHYIIRLANSLFLQSGVTFNPEFLRLMKKYFRAEVETVDFSESAAVAEQINGWVENHTESKIRDLLSADDFSSVTRLTLVNAVYFRGSWKNQFRPENTRTFSFSKDDGSETQTHMMYQQGDFYYGEFSDGSSEAGGVYQVLEMPYEGEDMSMLVVLPRQEVPLAVLEPIIRAPLLEEWANNVKRQKVEVYLPKFKVEQKVDLKETLQDLGIKNIFTRDADLSAMTGEMADGKDLFIGKAVQKAYLEVTEEGAEGAAGSGMIALTRTLVLYPQVMADHPFFFLIRNRRTGSILFMGRVMTPEVIDPTDFDNDSM
- the LOC139549468 gene encoding neuroserpin-like isoform X2, producing the protein MFIIGLLPLLLWPGPGCRAADIPEDTTAEFSVRLYHQLQARAGDDNIIFSPLSVAVALGMVELGARGASLTQIRQAVGFSHLPTDEEFSLLQNLTGALSEDDAHYIIRLANSLFLQSGVTFNPEFLRLMKKYFRAEVETVDFSESAAVAEQINGWVENHTESKIRDLLSADDFSSVTRLTLVNAVYFRGSWKNQFRPENTRTFSFSKDDGSETQTHMMYQQGDFYYGEFSDGSSEAGGVYQVLEMPYEGEDMSMLVVLPRQEVPLAVLEPIIRAPLLEEWANNVKRQKVEVYLPKFKVEQKVDLKETLQDLGIKNIFTRDADLSAMTDGKDLFIGKAVQKAYLEVTEEGAEGAAGSGMIALTRTLVLYPQVMADHPFFFLIRNRRTGSILFMGRVMTPEVIDPTDFDNDSM